From Candidatus Pedobacter colombiensis, one genomic window encodes:
- a CDS encoding SusC/RagA family TonB-linked outer membrane protein has translation MLKYISILFLLFNTIDIAAQQKTITGNVRDQITNQGLPNATIRFKGSNDVSKTDEKGDFKVAIKANVSLLIVSSIGYKSQEVPINLSSSASVSISLMPENQELDEVIVSSGYQQLSKNSTTGSYVVVNEKLLNRRVSTDLISRLEDVTSGLIFNRRGVTSGISIRGQSTLFAKTDPLIVIDNFPYEGDLATINPNDVSTITILKDASAASIWGARAGNGVIVITTKKGAFNTKPTLNVNSNFTYGAKPDLFYQSVLSSADFIAIEKKLFEKGFYTSIENSANFQPLTPVVELLIAARDGKMDPLAAQAKIEALKGIDVRKEYGKYFNRNSINKQVSINLNGGSAEQRYYLSVGYDKNNLNVVRNNNDRLTFNVANTYSLLANKLEVSTALYFANTRNELNGLSFSDLSMSSGDPYPYAQIADQNGKGLVIPKYYRQNFANDALDKGLLDWTYNPLEELRLNNNVTTSTDLRISTALKYKIGKGFVVDLHYQYSKTNSLLENLNDAQGFYTRNIIDQYSSISPTNQLLSPIPLGGILDRQKGDGLTQNIRGQLNYNNQLGEKHRLDALAGYELSDSRGLSYINRTYGYDDEHATGKLVNYIDPFPQYISATNKRIIENRDKTKDLSDRFLSSFFNGTYTYDNRFIVSGSARIDRSNIFGVKTNQKGVPLWSAGVSWIVNNESFYRSEVVPSLKLRASYGYNGNVDKTVTAYTTAMLVGTTSFTNLPYAEITNPPNPELRWERVKIVNMGLDFVIGNNRLSGSFDYFIKNGFDLIGQTPFAPSTGISRFRGNTANTSGKGFDFVLNSQNTTGLLKWETNFLFSHIKETVSKYLIKAPAGNYLSEGSGNGIYPFEGKPLYAVYSYKWGGLDAQTGSPQGFIDNQLSSDYKGIIDNATPENIIYNGPARPTFFGAVRNTVTWRNLSLSANVSFRLGYYFRKNSVRYSTILNAQGGHGDYSKRWQKPGDELTTQVPSMPTQININRDNFYSYSETLVGKGDHIRLQDIRLDYSFSGKRLQDIFIKNLNVFVYLNNIGILWKADHSSVDPDYPYAIPPRTSAIGVKLDF, from the coding sequence ATGTTAAAATATATAAGCATACTGTTTTTGTTGTTCAATACGATTGATATCGCTGCACAACAAAAAACAATTACCGGAAATGTAAGAGACCAAATAACGAATCAAGGTTTGCCTAATGCTACAATTAGGTTTAAAGGAAGCAATGATGTTTCTAAAACAGATGAAAAGGGGGATTTTAAAGTTGCGATTAAAGCAAATGTTAGTCTGTTAATCGTGTCTAGTATAGGTTATAAAAGTCAGGAGGTACCTATTAATTTATCAAGTTCTGCTTCAGTTAGTATTAGTCTGATGCCAGAAAATCAAGAGTTGGATGAAGTAATTGTCTCTTCCGGGTACCAGCAACTTTCCAAAAATAGCACAACTGGTTCATATGTGGTTGTTAATGAAAAATTGTTAAACAGACGCGTAAGCACCGACCTGATAAGCAGACTGGAAGATGTAACTTCTGGTTTGATTTTTAACAGGAGGGGCGTAACAAGTGGAATCAGTATTAGAGGGCAAAGTACATTGTTTGCAAAAACTGATCCTTTAATTGTAATTGATAATTTCCCTTATGAGGGAGATTTAGCTACGATTAACCCAAATGATGTTTCTACCATTACCATACTTAAGGATGCTTCTGCCGCATCAATCTGGGGTGCAAGAGCAGGTAATGGGGTAATCGTAATTACCACAAAAAAAGGAGCGTTTAATACCAAGCCCACTTTGAATGTGAACTCAAATTTTACTTATGGAGCTAAGCCTGATTTGTTTTATCAGTCTGTACTTTCATCTGCTGATTTTATAGCTATCGAGAAAAAACTATTTGAAAAGGGATTTTATACATCGATTGAAAATTCTGCCAATTTCCAGCCATTAACGCCAGTTGTAGAACTTTTGATTGCTGCGAGAGATGGTAAAATGGACCCTTTAGCTGCACAAGCTAAGATTGAAGCATTAAAAGGAATTGATGTAAGAAAGGAGTATGGGAAATACTTTAACCGAAACAGCATCAATAAACAAGTATCCATAAACCTAAATGGAGGAAGTGCTGAGCAACGCTATTATTTATCTGTTGGATACGATAAGAATAATTTGAATGTAGTCCGAAATAATAATGATCGTTTGACTTTTAATGTCGCAAATACCTATTCTTTGTTAGCGAACAAACTTGAGGTTAGTACGGCATTATATTTTGCAAATACCAGGAATGAATTGAATGGTTTGTCTTTTTCTGATCTTTCTATGTCTTCAGGTGATCCATACCCTTATGCTCAAATAGCTGATCAAAATGGAAAGGGCTTAGTTATCCCTAAATACTACCGACAAAACTTTGCTAATGATGCACTTGATAAGGGATTACTGGATTGGACTTATAATCCTTTGGAGGAATTACGCCTAAATAATAATGTTACAACTTCAACTGATTTGCGGATCAGTACTGCTTTAAAATATAAAATTGGGAAAGGCTTTGTAGTCGACTTACACTACCAGTACAGCAAGACAAATTCATTGCTTGAAAACCTGAATGACGCACAAGGATTTTATACCAGGAATATCATTGATCAATATTCGTCAATTAGCCCAACCAATCAATTGCTTAGTCCGATCCCATTAGGTGGAATATTGGATAGGCAAAAGGGTGATGGGCTTACTCAAAACATCAGAGGACAGCTTAACTACAATAATCAGCTGGGGGAGAAACATCGCCTAGATGCTTTAGCTGGATATGAATTGAGTGATAGTCGAGGATTAAGCTACATCAATAGAACCTATGGTTATGATGATGAACATGCTACTGGTAAATTGGTTAATTATATTGATCCATTTCCCCAATACATTTCAGCAACAAACAAAAGGATTATTGAGAATAGAGATAAGACAAAAGATCTTTCAGATCGCTTTTTATCATCTTTTTTTAATGGCACTTATACCTACGATAACCGCTTTATTGTTTCTGGAAGTGCCAGAATTGATCGTAGCAATATTTTTGGGGTAAAGACTAATCAGAAAGGCGTTCCGTTGTGGTCGGCAGGAGTTAGCTGGATTGTTAATAACGAATCTTTTTATAGGTCAGAAGTTGTTCCAAGTTTAAAACTACGCGCTTCTTACGGATACAATGGTAATGTAGACAAAACTGTTACGGCCTATACCACCGCCATGCTTGTGGGTACAACCTCGTTTACAAACTTACCTTATGCAGAAATAACTAACCCGCCCAATCCTGAGTTGAGATGGGAGCGTGTTAAAATAGTAAATATGGGCTTGGACTTTGTCATCGGTAATAATCGGCTATCAGGAAGTTTTGATTATTTCATAAAGAATGGATTTGATCTTATTGGACAAACTCCTTTTGCCCCATCTACTGGTATTTCCAGATTTAGGGGAAATACAGCCAATACTTCTGGAAAAGGCTTTGATTTTGTTCTAAATAGTCAGAATACTACCGGGTTATTGAAATGGGAAACGAATTTCTTATTCAGTCACATTAAGGAAACGGTAAGTAAATACTTAATCAAAGCTCCTGCTGGTAATTACCTTTCTGAAGGAAGTGGAAATGGAATTTATCCTTTTGAAGGGAAGCCATTGTATGCCGTTTACAGCTATAAATGGGGTGGCTTAGATGCTCAAACCGGTTCACCACAAGGATTTATTGACAATCAATTAAGTAGTGATTATAAAGGGATTATTGATAACGCAACGCCAGAAAATATTATTTATAATGGCCCCGCACGTCCAACATTTTTTGGAGCAGTTAGAAACACTGTAACGTGGAGAAATTTAAGTCTTTCTGCAAATGTTAGCTTCAGGTTAGGTTATTATTTTCGAAAAAACTCTGTAAGATATAGTACGATACTCAATGCGCAAGGGGGGCATGGGGATTACAGTAAGCGATGGCAAAAACCTGGAGACGAGTTAACGACTCAGGTTCCATCCATGCCGACTCAAATTAACATAAACCGTGATAATTTTTACTCCTATTCCGAAACATTGGTGGGTAAAGGCGATCATATTCGTTTGCAGGATATTCGTTTAGACTACTCGTTTTCAGGCAAGAGATTGCAGGATATATTTATTAAGAACCTGAACGTATTTGTTTATCTGAATAACATTGGAATATTATGGAAAGCAGATCATTCATCTGTTGATCCAGATTATCCATATGCAATTCCACCGCGAACATCTGCAATTGGAGTCAAACTAGATTTTTAA
- a CDS encoding TlpA disulfide reductase family protein, whose protein sequence is MKKTTLAIVMATLCLIFKAKSQENNAIDVTSKGIQIGQKMPDINISNLYNYKDANGKPITSLNLSDIKSKLIILDFWATWCAPCVAMIPKMETLQKQFEGEVQILQVTDQTKDEVLPFLKKIKKGASLLLPQVTGDKELAKLFPHVYLPHYVWIDYTGTVKAITGHEEITAENIDKVLDNATGKQGLKQKKDLKIAYDEKRPFLLNGNGGDGSKMIDYSVLSRSEAGIGGGYIYGEFEYNGIKGRRVTGWNQTIPKLYMIALAEGKTAYGFNRLVLDVKDSTELFFKGTKTEYKFSNWRSENEYCYELISARRNDQTFYKRMQDDLDRYFSRYNIKLERRKTMCLALVTTVDHPDLLSKGGKPEFKIGNNYCSLQNMSLDVLLARLNLIYLQSSRYPVVNDTGIKGNVDISFEVNLSDVHSINNALAPFNLKLIEKEVVTEMIVVRDNEKVKI, encoded by the coding sequence ATGAAAAAAACGACATTAGCCATCGTAATGGCCACGCTTTGCCTAATTTTTAAGGCAAAATCACAAGAGAATAATGCTATAGATGTCACTTCAAAAGGCATCCAGATAGGGCAGAAGATGCCCGATATTAACATCTCCAATCTATACAATTACAAGGATGCGAACGGTAAACCTATTACCTCATTAAATCTGTCAGATATCAAATCAAAACTGATCATCCTTGATTTTTGGGCTACATGGTGTGCCCCATGTGTAGCCATGATCCCAAAGATGGAAACACTACAAAAACAATTTGAAGGGGAAGTTCAAATCCTTCAAGTTACTGATCAAACTAAAGATGAAGTATTACCTTTTTTGAAAAAAATTAAGAAAGGTGCATCATTACTTCTGCCACAAGTAACGGGTGATAAAGAACTTGCCAAACTTTTTCCTCATGTATACTTGCCTCACTACGTCTGGATAGATTATACGGGTACAGTGAAAGCCATTACTGGCCATGAAGAAATAACTGCAGAAAACATCGATAAAGTACTGGATAATGCTACCGGTAAACAGGGCTTGAAGCAAAAAAAAGATCTAAAAATAGCTTACGATGAGAAAAGGCCTTTTCTATTAAATGGCAATGGTGGTGATGGTTCTAAAATGATAGATTATTCAGTCTTATCAAGGTCTGAAGCTGGAATTGGAGGTGGGTATATTTATGGAGAATTTGAATACAATGGAATTAAAGGACGAAGAGTTACTGGTTGGAACCAAACTATCCCCAAGTTATATATGATTGCATTAGCTGAGGGTAAAACTGCATATGGATTCAATAGACTCGTTCTAGATGTTAAGGATTCTACAGAATTGTTTTTTAAGGGCACAAAAACCGAATATAAGTTTTCAAACTGGAGATCAGAAAATGAGTATTGTTACGAACTGATCAGCGCGCGAAGAAACGATCAAACTTTTTACAAAAGGATGCAGGATGATTTGGATAGGTATTTTTCTCGCTACAATATCAAATTAGAACGTAGGAAGACCATGTGCTTGGCTTTAGTCACCACAGTTGATCATCCTGATCTTTTAAGTAAGGGTGGAAAGCCTGAATTTAAAATTGGGAATAACTATTGTTCTCTTCAAAATATGAGCTTAGATGTATTATTGGCTCGGCTAAACCTGATATACCTTCAATCAAGTAGATACCCTGTAGTAAATGATACTGGCATAAAGGGAAATGTAGATATATCATTTGAGGTGAACCTCTCCGACGTACACTCCATCAACAACGCACTAGCTCCATTCAACCTAAAATTGATAGAAAAAGAAGTCGTAACGGAGATGATCGTAGTAAGAGATAATGAAAAAGTTAAAATCTAA